One genomic region from Nostoc sphaeroides encodes:
- a CDS encoding tetratricopeptide repeat protein, with protein MKQRLVFPRLLVYVGVISRLQILLQGFLLFTFLLSPIAAGAVDITQQIHRPINSSVGGQSRDKADSLLRIGEKQYASGYADKTIASCLRALELYHAIGDLKAQGLTYNLLAKAYVQLGSLKEAEDALRRGLAIARDTKDFQSQIFVLNNIGTFFLQQGEFAAARNSVEDALAIAHGVKNIEGEGLSLSNLGLVTARLGDYNKAIKFKAIKLYENALIFRRQTGDAVGEANTLNNLGDAYLASGNYQDTIGTYGAAMRIAKTNRDRTNELRAIDGLVTAHTAVGRYERAFDLLEQRLTLAKELQNLREELKSFESYAQLYKQQGNYLTARNFYERAIILARTLEDSKQEVQLLDQLTKMLQR; from the coding sequence ATGAAACAACGGCTTGTATTTCCCAGGCTATTAGTTTACGTAGGTGTGATTTCTCGTCTCCAAATACTTTTACAGGGCTTTTTACTGTTTACTTTTTTGCTGAGTCCCATAGCTGCGGGTGCGGTTGATATTACGCAGCAAATCCACCGTCCAATAAATAGTTCCGTTGGGGGACAATCAAGAGATAAAGCAGATAGCTTGTTGCGTATCGGTGAGAAACAATACGCTTCAGGATATGCCGATAAAACAATTGCGTCTTGCTTGCGGGCATTGGAATTATATCACGCAATTGGCGACCTGAAAGCACAAGGACTAACTTACAATTTGCTTGCTAAGGCTTATGTGCAGCTAGGTAGTTTAAAAGAAGCGGAAGATGCGTTAAGAAGAGGATTAGCGATCGCTCGTGATACTAAAGACTTCCAATCTCAGATTTTTGTGCTAAATAATATCGGTACATTTTTCTTGCAACAAGGAGAATTTGCTGCTGCCAGGAATTCTGTTGAAGATGCACTCGCAATTGCTCACGGTGTCAAAAACATTGAAGGAGAAGGGCTATCTTTAAGTAATTTGGGATTAGTAACTGCCAGGTTGGGAGATTATAATAAGGCAATTAAATTTAAGGCAATTAAATTGTATGAAAATGCTTTAATTTTTCGCCGTCAGACTGGCGATGCCGTCGGTGAAGCAAATACCTTAAATAATTTAGGAGATGCTTACTTAGCATCTGGAAATTATCAAGATACCATTGGCACTTATGGGGCAGCAATGCGGATAGCAAAAACAAACCGCGATCGCACTAATGAATTACGGGCAATTGACGGTTTAGTTACTGCTCACACTGCTGTCGGACGCTATGAACGAGCTTTTGATTTACTAGAGCAACGTTTAACACTCGCTAAAGAATTGCAAAATTTGCGAGAAGAATTAAAATCTTTTGAGTCTTACGCTCAGTTATACAAGCAACAAGGTAATTATCTAACTGCTCGGAATTTTTACGAAAGGGCAATTATACTGGCGCGAACATTGGAAGACAGCAAACAAGAAGTGCAATTGTTGGATCAGCTAACTAAAATGCTTCAACGGTGA
- a CDS encoding sigma-70 family RNA polymerase sigma factor, which translates to MQIPHFPEANHPLVKSLFHHSDHELLTLFQQNPDAGKYFTVIFCRYSPIVYTLIRHSARSPVQADYLFALTWRHIYYELGGLNLTASESGEETLTMQNWLINMTAFCINDIKVPPTESIHYSLQATSPPLWCYVQQALDQLPPVLRLIVLMAQTFHWSETRIAAYLQAEGEAIAPNEVADFLQEGYRMLEDKLPTDIRAIYFGED; encoded by the coding sequence GTGCAAATTCCTCATTTTCCCGAAGCTAATCACCCCTTGGTGAAGTCGCTGTTCCATCACAGTGACCATGAACTACTGACTCTGTTTCAGCAAAATCCAGATGCCGGAAAGTACTTCACGGTGATTTTTTGCCGCTATAGTCCCATAGTGTATACCTTAATTCGGCATTCGGCGCGATCGCCTGTGCAGGCAGATTATCTGTTTGCCCTCACCTGGCGACATATCTACTACGAACTCGGTGGACTAAATTTAACCGCCTCTGAATCAGGCGAGGAAACTTTAACCATGCAAAATTGGTTAATTAATATGACAGCTTTCTGTATTAACGATATTAAAGTACCACCCACAGAATCAATTCATTATTCTTTGCAAGCTACTTCGCCGCCATTATGGTGCTATGTACAACAGGCATTAGACCAACTACCACCAGTTTTACGATTAATCGTGTTAATGGCTCAAACTTTCCACTGGAGTGAAACTAGAATTGCTGCTTATCTGCAAGCCGAAGGAGAAGCGATCGCCCCTAACGAAGTAGCCGATTTTCTCCAGGAAGGCTATCGTATGCTAGAGGACAAATTACCCACAGATATCCGCGCTATATACTTTGGGGAAGATTGA
- a CDS encoding glyoxalase-like domain protein, with protein sequence MVIAVSVISFLLSPLTLGSFLPSLPLDSLFSTQGIMVMLLAAYAGAMWMFLTSAPKVHTVMVSDLEIARQLYEGLLDLPAAEVPLHYYYNYEQTIGTTGIDPLYMSTGPSLSSKMMNNANDGLWYQLKKNTQLHVITGASLGSKNQQRHVCFDHDCLEMILMRVEVRGLKFKIRNQKPLNFLVKDYEGRVIEVAEVAN encoded by the coding sequence ATGGTTATAGCAGTTAGTGTGATATCGTTCCTGCTCAGTCCCCTTACATTAGGCTCCTTTCTGCCTTCCCTGCCCTTAGATAGCCTGTTCTCCACCCAAGGCATTATGGTGATGCTGCTAGCAGCTTACGCTGGCGCAATGTGGATGTTTCTCACCAGTGCCCCAAAAGTACACACTGTAATGGTGTCGGATTTGGAGATTGCCCGACAGTTGTATGAAGGGCTGCTAGATTTGCCAGCAGCTGAGGTGCCATTGCACTACTACTACAATTACGAACAAACTATCGGCACAACTGGCATTGATCCACTATATATGTCTACTGGGCCGAGCTTGTCTAGCAAAATGATGAATAATGCCAACGATGGGCTGTGGTATCAATTGAAGAAAAACACCCAGCTACATGTCATTACTGGCGCGAGTTTAGGTAGCAAAAATCAGCAACGCCACGTTTGTTTTGATCACGACTGTCTGGAAATGATTTTAATGCGAGTTGAAGTGCGCGGTTTGAAATTCAAGATTCGCAACCAGAAGCCCCTGAATTTTTTGGTCAAGGACTATGAAGGGCGCGTGATTGAGGTGGCTGAAGTAGCGAATTAG